GCGCCAGCTGTTCGAGAACCGCACCATCGCCGACATCGCCCGGGTACTGGGCGCCGATGCCAGCGGTGCGGTGGCCGACGCTGCCAGCCAAGGCCTGGAGTTGCCGCTGGGCGCCGGCCAGTGCGCGCGCCTGGACAGCGGCGCGCTGCAAGCCACCTGGCGCTGCGTAGCACTGACCCGGAACCTCGACAACGCCGTGCTGGCTCAGGCGCTCGGCGCCGTACAACAGCACCATCAGGCCCTGCGTCTGGCGCTGCAACGCCCCCCCGAAGGCCACTGGCACCAGCGTGTGCTGGCGCAGGCCCTGGCCCCGCAGGTGGACGTTCGGGATCTCGCCGAACTCGGCCAGGCGCCGCTGCAAGCCCTGGCCGAACAGGCTGTCGAGGGCCTGGCGCTGGACGCCGGGCAGACCCTGCATGCCAGCCTGCTGACGCACAGCGGCCAGCCGTACCTGCTGCTCGCCGCCCACCCGCTGTGCCTGGACGAAGCCTCCTGGCCACTGCTGCTCGACGACCTCAACCTGGCACTGGCGCAGCAGTTGCACCAGCGGCCACTGCGCCTGGCCTACAACGGCGGTGACTTCAGCCGCTGGACCCAGCACCAGCAGGCCTACGCCCAAGGCGATGGCCTGGACGAGGCCTGGGAACACTGGCTGCAGTTCGTCGGCATGGACCTGCTGGCCCTGCCCCCGCCCCAGGAACAGCCCGCGATCGGCGTGGCCGAGCACCGCGTATCAGCCGAGACCTCCCGCGCCCTCAAGCGCCTGCTGGAGATGCTGCAACTGGACTGGAACGCCCTGCTGGCCGCCGCCGTGGCCGAGCAATGGCGCACCCTGGCTGGCAACGGGTTGATCGCCCTGGCCTTGCAGGCAGGACGTCCGCAAGCCGAGCGCCTGGCGGTGAACGCGCCGATCAGCACCGCCGACCTGGAGCCGCAACGCATCATCGGCGCGCTGGAACAGCCCGTACCCTTCTACCTGCAGGTGCAGGGCGACAACCTGCTGCAACGCCTGCAAGCCACCGCTGCGCAGCTGCGTGCCTACCCACAGTTGGGCAGCGACTACGGCGTGCTGCGCTACCTGTCGGACAACAGCTACCTGCAAGAGCCGCTGCGCGACCTGCCGACCCCGCCGATCAGCATCCGTTGGCAAGGCGACCGCGACAGCCATCGCGAACCGCGCGCCGTCATGGGCCGGCTCACCGCTGCCAGCCAGTCGCCTGCACCGGGCAGCGCCCTGGTGCTCGATGCCTGCTGGCAGGATGATTGCCTGCACCTGCACGCCACCGGTGCGCTGGCTGCCGACTGGCTGCCACAGCTGCTGCAGCGCCTGAACGAACTGGCCGCGCTGCTCGCCCAGCCCGAGCTGCGTCCGCACAGTGCGGCGTTCCCGCTGTGCCATCAGCAAGCCGCGACCCTGGCTGCCGAGCCACTGGACTGGGAGAACATCGAAGACCTCTATCCGCTGTCGTCCATGCAACAGGGCATGCTGCTGCACACCCTGCTGCAACCGCACAGCGGCATCTACCTGATGCAGCAGCGCTACAGCTGGGACGGCGACCTGCAACGCCCGGCCATGCAAGCGGCCTGGCAGCTGTTCCTCGAACGTCACCCGATGATGCGCACCGCGTTCTGGTGGCAGGACGACCACGCGCCGCTGCAATGCGTACTGCGCCAGGCCGACCCGGCGTTCGACTGGCAGGACCTGCGCCACCTGGATGCCGACGCCCAGCGCCTGGCCATGGACCAGGCCCTCGAAGCGCAACACCAGCAGGGCTTCGACATGGCCCGTGCGCCGCTGACCCACCTGCGCATCTTCCAGCTCGACGAGCGCCGCTTCGCCGTGGTGCGCAGCTTCCACCACATCCTCACCGATGCCTGGTGCTTCGGCCTGCTGATGGAAGACCTGCTGGCCATCTACCAGGCCATGGTGCGCCACGAGCCGGTCGCACGCCCGCGCCTGCGCTCGTTCCGTGGCTACATGAGCTGGCTGGAACGCCAGGACATGGCGGCTGCGCAGGCCTTCTGGCAGGCCGACCTGGCGGGCTTCAGCGAACCGACCCCGCTGGCCGTGGACACGCCGCTGGCCGACGAGCAGCAGCCCGCTGAAGCAGTCGGCGACCAGGACTGCACCCTGAGCATCAGCCAGACCCGCCGCCTGCAGGAGCTTTGCCAGCATTACCAACTGACCCCCAACACCTGGATTCAGGGCGCCTGGGCCTTGCTGCTGTCGCGCTACAGCGGTAACCGCGACGTGCTGTTCGGCGTCACCGTGGCCGGACGCCCCACCGAGCTGGCCGGGGTCGAGGAAATGGTCGGTATCTTCATCAACAGCCTGCCCCTGCGCGTGGATGTCGACCCACAGGCACCGGTGGCCGAATGGCTGCAGGCGCTGCTGTCGCACAACGCCCGCCTGCGCGAGCATGAAAGCGCTTCGCTGGTGGACATCCAGCGTTGCAGCGACGTGCCACGCGGCCAGGCGCTGTTCGACAGCCTGGTGGTGTTCGAGAACGCGCCGCTGGATATCAGCAGCGTGCAGCTGGACAACTTCAGCATCGATATCTACGAAGACCGGGTGCACACCAACTTCCCGATGACGGTGGTGCTCTACCCCGGTGATCGCCTGGGCATCCGCCTGTCTTACGACACCCGGCGCTTCAGTGCCGACACCGTGCAACGCATGCTCGGGCACCTGGTGCAGTTGCTCGGCGGCATGCTCGAACAGCCCGAGGCGCGGCTCGACACCCTGTGGCTGCTGGCACCGACCGAGCGCCAGCAATTGCTGGTGGACTACAACCGCAGCGATGTCGACTTCCCGCTGCAGCGTGGCTATGCGGCGCTGTTCGCCGAACAGGTGAGCCGGCGCGGGCAGCAGGTGGCCGCCGTATGCCAGGGCGAGTCGCTGAGCTACGCCGAACTGGACCGCCGCAGCAACGCCGTGGCGCATGCCCTGCAAACCGCCGGCGCCGGGCCGGAAACCCTGGTGGCGCTGTTCGCCGAGCGCGGCCTGGCACTGCTGACCCTGATGATCGGCACCCTCAAGGCCGGCGCCGCATTCCAGGCCCTGGACATCCAGCAACCGCCCGCAAGGCTGGCCGAACTGCTGGCCCTCGGCGAAGCACCGCTGCTGCTGGTCTGCGACCAGGCCAGCGCCGTACTCGACCAGGTCCTGCCGAACCTGCAACGCCAGCCCACCTGCCTGGTCGCCCAGCCGCTGTGGCAAGGCGCCGCGCAGCCGGCGGTCAGCTACAACCATGACCCGGACCAGCTGGCCTACGTGATCTTCACCTCGGGTTCCACCGGCCAGCCCAAGGGCGTGATGGTCGAGCAGCGCGGCATGCTCAACAACATGTTCGGCAAGGTCCCGGCGCTGGGCCTGGGCGAGCACGACCGCATCGCCCAGACCGCCTCGCCGGCCTTCGATATCAGCGTCTGGCAGTTCCTCGCCGCGCCGCTGTTCGGCGCCACCGTGCACATCCTGCCCGACGCCCAGGCCCACGATCCGCTGGCACTGCTTGACGCGGTCGAGGCGCATGGCCTGACGCTGCTGGAAACCGTACCGGCGTTGATTCGCGGCATGCTCCAGGAAAGCTCGGCCGACCACCGCCTGGCCAGCCTGCGCTGGCTGCTGCCCACCGGCGAAGCGCTGCCACCGGCACTGGCCCGCGACTGGCTGACGCGCTTCCCCCACGTACCGATGATGAACGCCTACGGCCCGGCCGAATGCTCGGACGACGTGGCCTTCCACGCCATTACCCAAGCCGCGGACGCCGACTGCCTGCACATGCCGATCGGCCTGCCGACCGCCAACAACCAGCTGTTCGTGCTCGATGCCGAGCTGCGCCTGCTGCCGGTGGGCGTGCCGGGCGAGCTGTGCATCGGCGGCGTCGGCGTGGGCCGGGGCTACCTGCGCGACCCGCAGCGCACCCGTGAAGCCTTCGTCGAACACCCCTTCGAGCCTGGAGCACGCCTGTATCGCAGTGGCGACATCGGCCGCTTGCGCGCCGACGGCGTGTTCGAATACCTGGGCCGGCGTGACCAGCAGGTGAAGATCCGTGGCCATCGCATCGAGCTGGGCGAGATCGAAAACCGCCTGATGCAACACCCGGCGGTCAGCAGCGCCGCAGTGCTGGCGCGGCCCGACGCACGGGGTGCCTTGCAACTGGTGGCCTGGTACGTGCTGGAGGATGACGCCGCGCTGGACGCCGACGCGGCGCAGGCGGTGCTCAGCACCTACCTGGGCGAGCAACTGGCGGCCTACATGCTGCCGGCGCGCTGGGTGAACCTGGCACAGCTGCCGCTGAACGCCAACGGCAAGGTCGACCGCCGTGCCCTGGCGGCCCTCGACCTGCCGCAGGACCAGCAGCCGCAGGATCTGCCGGCGGCGCCGCGCAGTGACACCGAGAAAGTGCTGGCCGAACTGTGGCAGCAGCTGCTCGGCCTGGACAGCGTGAGCGTGCACGACGACTTCTTCGCCATTGGCGGGCACTCGTTGCTGGCGACCCAGATGCTGTCACGTATTCGCCGCCACCTGGCGGTGGACCTGCCGCTGCGCACGCTGTTCGAAGGCGGCACCCTGGAGCAACTGGCCCAGGCCGTGGAGCGCCAGCGCGAGGCACAGGGCGCCGTCGAGCCAGGCAGCGAGATGGTGCCGGTGCCGCGTGACCAGCAGTTGCCGCTGTCCTTCGCCCAGCAACGACTGTGGTTCCTCGACCGCCTGGAAGGCCCGAGCGCGGCCTACAACATGGGCTCGGTGGTACGCCTGCGCGGCGCGCTGAACGTCGCGGCGCTGCAAGCGGCCTTGCACAGCGTGCTGGAGCGCCATGAAGCGCTGCGTACTGCCTTCCAGCTGGTTGGCGAGCAGCCCTGCCAGGTCATCGCGCCCGTACCGGCCCTGGACCTGACGCCCACCGACCTCAGCCAGCTGGTAGGCGAGGCGCAGCAGCAGGCATTGCAGCGTCTGATCGACGAACAGGCCGCCCGGCCGTTCGACCTGCAACAGGCCCCGATGCTGCGTGCCAGCCTGCTGCGCCTGGGCGCTGACGACCACGTACTGCAACTGGTGCTGCACCACATCGCCACCGATGCCTGGTCGATGGGCATCCTGATGCGTGAGCTGATTACCGCTTACCTGGCCTTCAGCCAGGGCCACACGCCGGACCTCGCTCCGCTGCCGATCCAGTACGCCGACTACGCCCACTGGCAGCGCAGCCCGGCGCAGCAGCGTTTGCTGGCCCAGGCCATCGACTACTGGCGCCACCAGCTGGCCGGTGCACCGACGCTGATCCCGCTGCCGCTGGACTACCCGCGCCCGGCGCGCCCGGACTACCAGGGTGCCGCCCTGCAGCAGCGCTTCAGCGCGGCGCAGACCCAGGCCCTGAAGGCCTACGCCCAGGCGCACAAGGCCACGCTGTTCATGGTCCTGCTCAACGCCTTCAACAGCCTGATGCAGCGGGCCACCGGCGCGCAGGACTTCATCGTCGGCACCGACCTGGCCAACCGCGAACATCCGGCATTGGAAAACCTCATCGGCTTCTTCGTCAACGTACTGCCGATCCGCGCCCGACTGGACGCTGGCGAGCGCTTCGACACCCGCCTGCAACGCCTGCGTGACGACTGCCTGGCAGCCTTCCAGCATCAGCAGGTGCCGTTCGACAAGCTGGTCGAGACCCTGCAACCGCCACGTCAGCCAGGCGTCAACCCGCTGGTGCAGGTGCTGTTCGTGATGCAGAACACCCCCGGCGACCAGGCCCACCTGCCGGGCCTGGAGGTACAGGACTACCTGCAGGCGGGCCAGCAGAGCAGCAAATTCGACCTCGCGGTGTTCGTCGAAGAAGACGACGACCAAGGCCTGAGCGTGCGCTGGGTGTAC
The Pseudomonas sp. DTU_2021_1001937_2_SI_NGA_ILE_001 DNA segment above includes these coding regions:
- a CDS encoding non-ribosomal peptide synthetase; the encoded protein is MNNIEDIYSLSPTQHGLLFHSVVEADSRVYYQQLSLEIQGPLDTTAFRSAWQALMQRHAVLRSAFLWEDLDDAYQVVQQGIELPLSLLDWRARDDQQAALEALALEQRALPLELNDAPLMRVALVRLAEQRWHLTWTFHHILMDGWSVGIAIQEWLALYYESALGRPARLPATRPYRDYIAWLAEQDMAATEAFWRERLHDLNEPTPLPDFAVRLAPPTGAPFAERETLLQADETEQLTRFARQHGLTLNTLIQGAWALLLGQHAGRDDVVYGVTVAGRPESLPGVESSVGLFINTLPLRVQWADSPALVDWLHALQQANSDLRQHAYLPVGKLKAMSGIAAERALFDSILVFENFPVTDALNQDADGLSFIAPQPARTVDGITHTQGRNHFPLALIVVPGERLNYLFSYERRRFSDAEIAVLSAQLRALLLAMAAQPHGRVAELAWVSPEEQAQLQAHGRGAQLPVPTLGLHQRFEQQALTHPEREALRDRQGALSYAELERRANQLSQHLHSQGIGAGSLVALGLERNADFVIALLATLKAGAAYLPLDLKQPVGRLADVLADSRAALLIGATASPALTRLAEHTPALWLNEAAAHIAAQPAHAPDVQHPADAAAYVIYTSGSTGTPKGVVVEHRAIVDYLGAVQALLDAPAAARYALLSSVAADLGHTQLFGALCSGASLLLVDDDSAFSPLALAELFEQQPVDVLKITPSHLGGLLQALPDARLLPRSRLVFGGDALSPELLDKVRSLAPHLRVFNHYGPSEATVGAIATELPAGLRSIPLGRPLPNRQLRVVDAHGQAVATGVSGELLIGGALARGYLHRPDLTDERFSVDAQQQRWYRTGDRVRWLEDGQLAFLGRVDSQVKIRGNRLELGEVEAQIRRLSPSIEQVLVRAVELDGSLRLVAWLVASQSLSPAKLRDDLAMRVPDYMVPAHFISLDELPLNRNGKVDASRLPLPAQPVDDSASHVAPRNEVEALLADIWQDVLKRDRVGVHDNFFALGGDSILNLQIIARANQQGLKLTPRQLFENRTIADIARVLGADASGAVADAASQGLELPLGAGQCARLDSGALQATWRCVALTRNLDNAVLAQALGAVQQHHQALRLALQRPPEGHWHQRVLAQALAPQVDVRDLAELGQAPLQALAEQAVEGLALDAGQTLHASLLTHSGQPYLLLAAHPLCLDEASWPLLLDDLNLALAQQLHQRPLRLAYNGGDFSRWTQHQQAYAQGDGLDEAWEHWLQFVGMDLLALPPPQEQPAIGVAEHRVSAETSRALKRLLEMLQLDWNALLAAAVAEQWRTLAGNGLIALALQAGRPQAERLAVNAPISTADLEPQRIIGALEQPVPFYLQVQGDNLLQRLQATAAQLRAYPQLGSDYGVLRYLSDNSYLQEPLRDLPTPPISIRWQGDRDSHREPRAVMGRLTAASQSPAPGSALVLDACWQDDCLHLHATGALAADWLPQLLQRLNELAALLAQPELRPHSAAFPLCHQQAATLAAEPLDWENIEDLYPLSSMQQGMLLHTLLQPHSGIYLMQQRYSWDGDLQRPAMQAAWQLFLERHPMMRTAFWWQDDHAPLQCVLRQADPAFDWQDLRHLDADAQRLAMDQALEAQHQQGFDMARAPLTHLRIFQLDERRFAVVRSFHHILTDAWCFGLLMEDLLAIYQAMVRHEPVARPRLRSFRGYMSWLERQDMAAAQAFWQADLAGFSEPTPLAVDTPLADEQQPAEAVGDQDCTLSISQTRRLQELCQHYQLTPNTWIQGAWALLLSRYSGNRDVLFGVTVAGRPTELAGVEEMVGIFINSLPLRVDVDPQAPVAEWLQALLSHNARLREHESASLVDIQRCSDVPRGQALFDSLVVFENAPLDISSVQLDNFSIDIYEDRVHTNFPMTVVLYPGDRLGIRLSYDTRRFSADTVQRMLGHLVQLLGGMLEQPEARLDTLWLLAPTERQQLLVDYNRSDVDFPLQRGYAALFAEQVSRRGQQVAAVCQGESLSYAELDRRSNAVAHALQTAGAGPETLVALFAERGLALLTLMIGTLKAGAAFQALDIQQPPARLAELLALGEAPLLLVCDQASAVLDQVLPNLQRQPTCLVAQPLWQGAAQPAVSYNHDPDQLAYVIFTSGSTGQPKGVMVEQRGMLNNMFGKVPALGLGEHDRIAQTASPAFDISVWQFLAAPLFGATVHILPDAQAHDPLALLDAVEAHGLTLLETVPALIRGMLQESSADHRLASLRWLLPTGEALPPALARDWLTRFPHVPMMNAYGPAECSDDVAFHAITQAADADCLHMPIGLPTANNQLFVLDAELRLLPVGVPGELCIGGVGVGRGYLRDPQRTREAFVEHPFEPGARLYRSGDIGRLRADGVFEYLGRRDQQVKIRGHRIELGEIENRLMQHPAVSSAAVLARPDARGALQLVAWYVLEDDAALDADAAQAVLSTYLGEQLAAYMLPARWVNLAQLPLNANGKVDRRALAALDLPQDQQPQDLPAAPRSDTEKVLAELWQQLLGLDSVSVHDDFFAIGGHSLLATQMLSRIRRHLAVDLPLRTLFEGGTLEQLAQAVERQREAQGAVEPGSEMVPVPRDQQLPLSFAQQRLWFLDRLEGPSAAYNMGSVVRLRGALNVAALQAALHSVLERHEALRTAFQLVGEQPCQVIAPVPALDLTPTDLSQLVGEAQQQALQRLIDEQAARPFDLQQAPMLRASLLRLGADDHVLQLVLHHIATDAWSMGILMRELITAYLAFSQGHTPDLAPLPIQYADYAHWQRSPAQQRLLAQAIDYWRHQLAGAPTLIPLPLDYPRPARPDYQGAALQQRFSAAQTQALKAYAQAHKATLFMVLLNAFNSLMQRATGAQDFIVGTDLANREHPALENLIGFFVNVLPIRARLDAGERFDTRLQRLRDDCLAAFQHQQVPFDKLVETLQPPRQPGVNPLVQVLFVMQNTPGDQAHLPGLEVQDYLQAGQQSSKFDLAVFVEEDDDQGLSVRWVYRTSVLGAATVQRLEQGFDTLLERIMTAPENALEDWQWRLQDGHDPAAAHPAAAPADDAAARSARKLSKMSKLKQTRASAVSQLAHEQVRTRALVEGQALPLVIEPLLGDLDPAHWAQQARPWINEQLRTHGGLLFRGFDLPDASAFERFAQAIEPDLYGTYGDLPKNTSGKNIYHSTPYPEQHMILFHNESSHLPQWPRKQWFFCEIPSPVGGCTPIVDCRQVLTRLPETIVDRLKAQGLLYVRHFTDKLDVRWQDFFKTEDRSEVERQCRDSGMQWQWLGDDNLRIAQHCPAIVAHPDTGELAFFNQVQLHHPACLEPEVRSNLINLFGLGNLPRNVYYGDGSVIEDEVMAVIGEAYEACAVRFKWHKGDMVMLDNMLVAHARDPFEGERKICVAMGQMMNRQQLEACQPAPQHTEEQA